The segment TGTTACTGCTACAAAATAAATTACTTTTACAGATAGAGTAATATTTGCTAATATTACTCTGACAGATAGAGCAATAAACTAAAGTAGGTGACTTATGGTTCGAAGTGATATTATCCGAGGACATTTGGATGCGATTATTTTACGACTAATTTCGGAAAGGGATCGCTATGGCTATGAAATTTCTCAGGAAATAAGTCTTCGTACAAACAATCGTTTTCAAATTAAAGAAGCGACATTGTATGCTGTGTTCCAACGTCTTGAAAAAAGAGAAATTATTGAAGCCTATTATGGAGATGTTTCGCATGGTGGCAAAAGAAAGTATTATCGCATTACTCCACTAGGTAAAGCCTATTTAAGTGAATTAGTAAAAGAGTGGTCGGAAGTAAAAGAAATTATCGACTTATTTATGGAGGACTTAGAATGAAAAGAATAAAAAACCATATTGATGAGCTTTTTAAGGATATTCCGCATAACAATGAAACCGAAATGGTGAAACAAGAAATCATTGAAAACCTTGAGGAAAAAGTATTTTATTTGATGGAGCAAGGAAAAGAGCAAGAGGATGCCATTAATAAAGCTATTGTAGAATTTGGCGATATGGAGGATTTAAAAAAGGAGCTTGGTGTGAGAGAGCCTGCTAAAAAAAGTATGGCAAAATTAAATTTAGAGTTTTCTGTTTGGGGCAGTATTTTAATTATTGCATTTTTTATTTTTATAAATCTTTATTACACACCACATACAATTTGGGCGATTTATCCAATTTTCGCAATCCTTTGGTGGCCGCTATCAATGTATTTCGTATGGTCACGCAAGAAATGGAGTGAATAACTATGAAAAACTTTATTAACTTTTCACTA is part of the Lysinibacillus sp. FSL K6-0232 genome and harbors:
- a CDS encoding permease prefix domain 1-containing protein; this encodes MKRIKNHIDELFKDIPHNNETEMVKQEIIENLEEKVFYLMEQGKEQEDAINKAIVEFGDMEDLKKELGVREPAKKSMAKLNLEFSVWGSILIIAFFIFINLYYTPHTIWAIYPIFAILWWPLSMYFVWSRKKWSE
- a CDS encoding PadR family transcriptional regulator is translated as MVRSDIIRGHLDAIILRLISERDRYGYEISQEISLRTNNRFQIKEATLYAVFQRLEKREIIEAYYGDVSHGGKRKYYRITPLGKAYLSELVKEWSEVKEIIDLFMEDLE